One Fuerstiella marisgermanici DNA window includes the following coding sequences:
- a CDS encoding DUF262 domain-containing protein, with amino-acid sequence MAPSVDQMPIDDEAENAELQEQVKLAETQIVEQSKRIEYYLTDYSVELLAMKMGNGQFVIPSYQRDDTWEDDRKSRFIESLLMGLPIPFLFFWEKSDGRLEVVDGSQRLRTIAQFLNGELEIGELTQLTELTGLRFQDLPESRQLKIKNRSIRGIILNEHADEQARFDIFERINTGSKIANKAEVRRGALAGPFLELVIELAQDDLFVKLAPVPQMGVSLRKREEMVTRFFAYSDLYASGFTDYNDRPAEYLFEYAKGKNEELQDKKRVKAFKKRFNETMKFIDKTFPYGFRKSATATQTYYTRFESIAVGSFLAISKKPELKKAPPDVGCWITGDQFKEYSKSGSSNVKRRMKDRFEFVRDKLTEG; translated from the coding sequence ATGGCTCCGAGTGTTGACCAAATGCCAATTGACGACGAGGCCGAGAATGCTGAACTTCAGGAGCAAGTGAAGTTGGCAGAGACGCAGATCGTTGAGCAGTCGAAGCGGATTGAGTATTACCTGACAGACTATTCGGTTGAGTTGTTGGCGATGAAGATGGGGAATGGACAATTTGTGATTCCGTCATACCAACGAGACGATACGTGGGAAGACGATCGGAAATCGAGGTTCATCGAGTCTCTGCTAATGGGACTTCCCATTCCGTTCCTGTTCTTTTGGGAAAAAAGTGACGGCAGGCTCGAAGTCGTCGATGGATCGCAGCGTCTGCGGACGATCGCACAATTCTTGAATGGTGAACTTGAGATCGGTGAGCTGACGCAGCTCACTGAATTGACGGGACTGCGGTTTCAAGACTTGCCAGAGTCTCGCCAACTCAAAATCAAGAACCGGAGCATCCGAGGAATCATCTTGAATGAGCACGCTGACGAGCAGGCGCGGTTTGACATCTTCGAACGAATTAACACTGGGAGCAAGATCGCCAACAAGGCGGAAGTTCGACGCGGAGCTCTGGCGGGACCGTTCTTGGAGTTGGTTATCGAGCTTGCCCAAGATGACCTTTTTGTAAAACTGGCTCCAGTACCTCAAATGGGCGTAAGCCTTCGTAAGCGAGAAGAAATGGTGACTCGCTTCTTCGCGTACTCAGACTTGTATGCGAGTGGCTTCACGGACTACAACGACCGCCCTGCAGAGTATCTATTTGAGTACGCCAAGGGAAAGAATGAAGAGTTGCAAGACAAGAAACGCGTGAAGGCTTTCAAGAAACGTTTCAATGAGACAATGAAATTTATTGACAAGACGTTTCCGTACGGATTTCGGAAATCTGCAACGGCCACCCAAACGTACTACACGCGATTTGAGTCGATCGCGGTCGGTAGCTTCTTGGCGATAAGCAAAAAACCTGAACTGAAGAAGGCTCCACCTGACGTTGGCTGTTGGATTACCGGTGATCAATTCAAAGAATATAGCAAGTCAGGAAGCTCAAACGTTAAGCGTCGTATGAAAGATCGATTTGAATTTGTTCGTGACAAGCTCACGGAGGGCTAG
- a CDS encoding MAE_28990/MAE_18760 family HEPN-like nuclease, whose translation MDTTQFEDRVVEIESYIDLLKVVESAAQSGPPEIGNSAITTCQQRMLYSSVYLHLYNLVEATATWCTSAVTEATAAGQAWKLEQLDSAVRREWLRTNLRTHTQLNPSNRLSTSFVVCESILNGAPIEEWGIERGGGGNWDDGAIENISERVGCVLKIATATKSAAKRPFRDDKNAFQYVKELRNKLAHGSISFEQSGENVTVQDLVDLKNRTVNYLREVLQSFENYVASHMYLESGARHSLAGSP comes from the coding sequence ATGGACACCACGCAATTCGAAGACCGAGTTGTCGAAATTGAAAGCTACATAGACCTGCTAAAGGTAGTGGAGTCCGCGGCTCAGTCTGGACCACCTGAAATCGGGAATTCGGCAATAACGACATGTCAACAACGAATGTTGTATTCGTCAGTCTACTTACATCTCTACAACCTTGTTGAAGCGACGGCGACTTGGTGTACGTCTGCGGTTACTGAAGCAACCGCAGCTGGGCAGGCGTGGAAACTCGAACAGCTCGACTCGGCCGTTCGGCGAGAGTGGCTTCGGACAAACCTCAGAACGCATACACAATTGAATCCAAGCAACCGGCTAAGCACCTCGTTTGTAGTTTGCGAGAGCATTCTCAATGGTGCTCCGATTGAAGAATGGGGCATCGAACGAGGGGGCGGAGGGAACTGGGACGATGGAGCGATCGAGAACATCAGCGAGAGAGTTGGCTGTGTCTTGAAAATTGCAACAGCAACGAAGTCTGCCGCGAAACGCCCATTTCGAGACGACAAGAATGCATTCCAATACGTAAAGGAGCTTCGCAACAAACTGGCTCACGGATCGATCTCTTTTGAGCAGTCAGGCGAAAACGTCACCGTTCAGGACTTAGTTGACCTGAAGAATCGAACGGTCAACTATCTCCGCGAGGTCTTGCAATCATTTGAGAACTACGTTGCGAGCCATATGTATTTGGAATCAGGGGCGAGGCATAGTTTGGCGGGGTCGCCGTGA
- a CDS encoding DNA cytosine methyltransferase: protein MITCVDLFCGVGGLTHGLAKAGIDVVAGFDTDALCEYAYESNNDATFVREDVGALVGKDIRALWDKDTTTLLAGCAPCQPFSTYSRASRKDKPDEKWELVRHFSRLVGEAKPDLVTMENVAQIVRHDVFQEFLESLAGYSIWHSVVECRAFGVPQTRKRLVLLASKLGPIKMSRPNPSAGKATVATAISRLPQLAAGESDCKDPLHHACNLSAINLKRIRASQPGGTWRDWPVSLRANCHKQEAGETYPSVYGRMQWDEPAPTITTQCFGYGNGRFGHPEQDRAITLREAAMLQTFPRRYKFLRAKEKVVFHTMGRLIGNAVPVRLGHAIGRSFVEHVNMLERDA from the coding sequence GTGATTACGTGCGTGGATCTGTTCTGCGGTGTTGGAGGCCTGACTCATGGGTTGGCCAAAGCCGGCATTGATGTGGTTGCCGGCTTCGACACTGATGCGCTATGCGAGTACGCGTATGAGTCCAACAACGACGCCACGTTCGTTCGCGAAGATGTCGGGGCGTTGGTTGGTAAGGACATACGTGCATTGTGGGACAAAGACACTACGACACTTTTGGCTGGCTGTGCGCCGTGTCAGCCGTTCTCAACATATAGTCGAGCCAGCCGCAAAGACAAACCTGACGAGAAATGGGAGCTGGTCCGCCACTTCTCTCGACTAGTTGGAGAAGCGAAGCCCGATTTAGTGACGATGGAAAACGTTGCACAGATCGTTAGGCATGATGTCTTTCAAGAGTTCCTAGAATCATTGGCTGGCTACTCGATTTGGCACTCAGTTGTCGAATGCCGTGCATTCGGGGTCCCGCAAACGCGGAAACGCCTCGTCCTATTGGCTTCAAAGCTGGGGCCAATAAAGATGTCTCGTCCCAATCCCTCGGCAGGGAAAGCGACCGTCGCAACCGCGATATCTAGGCTCCCGCAGTTGGCAGCAGGAGAGAGCGACTGCAAAGACCCGTTGCATCATGCCTGCAACCTTTCCGCTATCAACCTGAAGCGAATTCGTGCGTCGCAACCAGGTGGCACGTGGAGAGATTGGCCTGTTTCACTGCGGGCTAACTGCCATAAGCAAGAAGCTGGCGAAACCTACCCCAGCGTTTACGGCAGGATGCAATGGGATGAACCAGCCCCCACGATAACGACCCAGTGTTTTGGCTACGGTAACGGGCGGTTCGGTCACCCGGAGCAAGATCGCGCAATCACCCTCCGCGAGGCCGCCATGCTGCAGACCTTCCCGCGTCGGTACAAGTTCTTGCGAGCGAAGGAAAAAGTTGTCTTTCACACGATGGGCAGATTGATTGGGAATGCCGTTCCTGTCAGATTGGGACATGCAATTGGCCGCTCATTCGTTGAACACGTCAACATGCTCGAACGCGACGCCTAG
- a CDS encoding alpha/beta hydrolase family protein — MNDNKSTRRELLGMGIPALAGAAVCSNSGIAAEKTANAEDVSEAVSGKAWAERRKVVERKWLDLLGDFPTQVPDLRVEMKEVEHKDGITRYHVSFQAEDDDRVTAWLLVPDAAKKKPTPAIICLHSTTWGSGKDQTIGLSGKRPVDPPPDPQAGRHYGLTHAQHGFVTLSIDALTDGERIEPKRRVMDTRGFYLKHPEWSIVGKMIWDCMRSVDFLQTLDFVTPDQIGVTGLSLGGHYALFAAAFEPRITAAVPNGGVLDWHRHTSSWSRVPSGDNWRPWEEGVDKPTSSAKLEKRFGFKTNSGPYIYIKKFRPYIDDQTRPLPVDFSELMAMVAPRALLVISTEQEFYRHKFFQKVPKVLDVYINWQETDGLPSVLKARQELPGFAETLDYYETQHNISESTIVKQFGEFGAGDCFSWFSFPGGHGLPGVARRMSFAWFDRWLGRTMY; from the coding sequence ATGAACGACAATAAGAGTACTCGGCGTGAACTGTTGGGGATGGGGATTCCGGCGCTTGCTGGCGCGGCCGTTTGTTCGAACTCTGGCATTGCCGCCGAGAAAACGGCAAACGCGGAGGATGTTTCCGAAGCGGTATCGGGGAAGGCGTGGGCTGAGCGGCGAAAGGTGGTCGAACGCAAGTGGCTGGATCTGTTGGGCGACTTTCCGACTCAGGTTCCAGATCTGCGAGTGGAGATGAAGGAAGTCGAACACAAGGACGGGATCACTCGGTATCACGTTAGCTTTCAGGCCGAAGACGATGATCGAGTCACCGCGTGGCTGCTGGTGCCTGATGCTGCGAAGAAGAAGCCGACACCGGCAATTATTTGCCTTCACAGTACGACCTGGGGTTCCGGCAAGGATCAAACGATCGGCCTGTCCGGGAAACGCCCGGTTGATCCTCCGCCAGATCCGCAGGCGGGCCGTCACTACGGTCTGACTCATGCCCAACACGGCTTCGTGACGCTCAGCATCGACGCACTTACGGATGGCGAGCGGATTGAACCCAAACGCCGAGTGATGGATACGCGCGGGTTTTATTTGAAGCATCCCGAATGGTCCATCGTCGGAAAAATGATCTGGGACTGCATGCGAAGCGTGGACTTTCTGCAAACTCTGGACTTCGTCACGCCGGATCAAATTGGCGTGACAGGCCTGTCGCTGGGCGGACACTATGCTCTGTTCGCGGCCGCGTTTGAACCTCGTATTACCGCGGCGGTACCGAACGGTGGCGTTCTGGATTGGCATCGCCACACGAGTTCATGGTCGCGCGTTCCGTCCGGCGATAATTGGCGTCCGTGGGAAGAAGGCGTCGACAAACCGACAAGCAGTGCGAAGCTTGAAAAGCGGTTCGGGTTTAAGACCAACAGCGGGCCGTACATCTACATCAAGAAGTTCCGCCCGTACATTGACGATCAGACTCGGCCACTGCCGGTGGACTTCAGCGAACTGATGGCGATGGTCGCCCCGCGCGCGTTGCTGGTGATTTCGACGGAGCAGGAATTTTACCGGCACAAGTTCTTCCAGAAGGTCCCGAAAGTTCTGGACGTCTACATCAACTGGCAGGAGACCGATGGTCTGCCGAGCGTTCTGAAGGCGAGGCAAGAGCTGCCGGGGTTCGCAGAAACGCTCGACTACTACGAAACTCAGCACAACATCAGCGAATCGACAATCGTGAAGCAGTTTGGCGAATTCGGTGCCGGAGACTGCTTCAGCTGGTTCTCATTCCCCGGCGGTCATGGCCTGCCCGGCGTCGCGCGACGAATGAGCTTCGCATGGTTTGACCGCTGGCTGGGCCGCACGATGTATTGA
- a CDS encoding DUF1559 domain-containing protein, protein MRFSTAPVRRRTAFTLIELLVVIAIIAILIALLLPAVQQAREAARRIQCKNNLRQIGIACHNYHSTYGTFAPGRLVYDGTDSTGSPTKVVTGFLAMVLPQMEGSNLYYQYDQKFGFDDPINQEAVNTVVPGFLCPSAPGERITPIYSGWNMGWTTNVAALTGQTAAAADYFGVRGLHYPDQTGTHIWDGTAGIMNERGTKIGHITDGSSNTILLFEMADKPHHWKLGKQQGTPTNAQFYSHGPWAGNNGVGIYNWNDDGSSKGCDNCSKFINVDNELSPYSFHTGIVNIMLADGSTRSVSENIDAQTFIDLCRATDGNVIGEY, encoded by the coding sequence ATGAGATTTTCCACGGCCCCCGTGCGCCGTCGCACCGCGTTTACTCTGATTGAACTGCTTGTTGTCATTGCGATCATCGCGATTTTAATTGCTCTGTTGCTGCCCGCTGTGCAACAGGCTCGCGAAGCCGCTCGACGCATTCAATGCAAGAACAACCTGCGGCAGATTGGCATCGCCTGCCACAACTATCATTCCACTTACGGCACGTTCGCCCCCGGCCGTCTGGTGTACGACGGCACGGATTCGACGGGATCCCCGACCAAAGTTGTAACGGGCTTTCTGGCGATGGTGCTGCCTCAGATGGAAGGCTCAAATCTTTACTACCAATACGATCAAAAGTTTGGCTTTGATGATCCGATCAATCAGGAGGCCGTCAATACAGTCGTGCCCGGATTTCTATGTCCGTCGGCTCCTGGCGAACGCATTACGCCAATTTACTCCGGCTGGAACATGGGCTGGACGACAAACGTCGCCGCTCTAACGGGCCAAACGGCCGCAGCAGCTGACTACTTCGGCGTTCGCGGCTTGCACTACCCGGACCAGACGGGCACGCACATTTGGGACGGCACGGCCGGCATCATGAACGAACGCGGAACAAAAATCGGACACATCACCGACGGTTCCAGCAACACCATTCTGTTGTTCGAAATGGCCGACAAGCCGCATCACTGGAAGCTTGGCAAACAGCAGGGAACGCCAACCAACGCTCAGTTTTATTCTCACGGTCCATGGGCCGGCAATAACGGCGTGGGCATCTACAATTGGAACGACGACGGAAGCAGTAAAGGCTGCGACAACTGTTCTAAGTTCATCAACGTCGACAATGAACTGTCACCGTACAGCTTCCATACCGGTATCGTAAACATCATGCTGGCGGATGGTTCGACTCGGTCCGTTTCAGAAAACATTGACGCTCAGACATTTATCGATCTGTGTCGAGCCACCGACGGCAACGTGATTGGCGAATATTGA
- a CDS encoding SBBP repeat-containing protein has product MKRFLRCPDRACLVMLFAVSLLSGSGSHVRAQSEALTDQVDAGLATASSSAEALKTEERANDRTANAIVEYELSFSTFLGGSDWEHARDVFVDDAQNVYIVGGTQSDDFPVTEGAFQTKHDMAGQQIGSGGYCDAFVCKFAPDGKLLWSTLLGGPNYDRAYAVEVDNAGYVYVSGRGGPGFPVTDESFQSEFRGTDAGIYGMQNGFLCKLQPDGSALDWSAFVGVGQLCRDVSVDAAGDVYVALHYGGKGPLPPKSWFVNAYQPTPAGDVEIGAVKIAGDGSRVHWATWFGGSGKETSNCGLRLDQQNNVYLNFTTQSSDMPTTIGAHDRTYNGNDDAFIAKLSSDGSKLLFGTYFGGSEMEEGNSTHNLCVDNHGNAYLSTITTSRDLPTTAGAWQTKMAGGQNEIALAKFSADAGALLSCTYVGGTSDEEPDGIYTDKAGNVFFTGKTSSADFPVTPGAVQSQRSGQYDATLVLLSADFSTLKYSTFLGGENYDYGRSGFLDHHGNLFVTGSINGPGWPAKNAHQPHFAGGGGGKELCYEGGCYAGDVILSKLVRKKK; this is encoded by the coding sequence ATGAAACGTTTCCTGCGGTGTCCCGATCGGGCCTGCCTGGTGATGCTGTTCGCCGTCAGTCTGTTAAGCGGGTCGGGAAGTCACGTCCGAGCACAAAGCGAGGCGTTGACCGATCAGGTCGATGCTGGTTTGGCTACGGCGTCGTCCAGCGCTGAAGCTTTGAAGACGGAAGAACGTGCGAACGATCGAACGGCGAATGCCATCGTTGAGTACGAGCTTTCGTTTTCGACGTTTTTGGGCGGTTCGGACTGGGAGCACGCTCGCGATGTCTTTGTCGACGACGCTCAGAACGTGTACATCGTCGGCGGAACGCAGTCGGACGACTTTCCCGTCACGGAAGGCGCCTTTCAGACGAAGCACGACATGGCAGGCCAGCAGATCGGCAGCGGAGGCTACTGTGACGCCTTCGTCTGCAAATTTGCCCCCGATGGCAAGTTGTTGTGGTCGACTCTTCTGGGCGGACCGAACTACGACCGCGCCTACGCCGTGGAAGTCGACAACGCCGGATACGTGTATGTCAGCGGGCGGGGCGGACCCGGGTTTCCGGTGACAGATGAATCCTTCCAGTCGGAATTCCGAGGCACCGATGCCGGCATCTACGGGATGCAGAATGGCTTTCTGTGCAAGCTTCAGCCGGACGGTTCCGCGCTGGATTGGTCCGCGTTTGTCGGCGTGGGTCAATTGTGTCGCGACGTGTCTGTTGATGCCGCCGGCGATGTTTATGTCGCGTTGCATTACGGCGGGAAAGGACCACTGCCGCCGAAGTCGTGGTTTGTGAATGCCTATCAGCCGACTCCCGCAGGCGACGTGGAAATCGGAGCGGTCAAGATCGCGGGCGATGGAAGTCGTGTCCATTGGGCGACGTGGTTCGGCGGTTCTGGGAAAGAAACATCAAACTGTGGACTACGTCTTGACCAGCAGAACAACGTCTACCTGAACTTCACGACCCAGTCTTCCGACATGCCCACAACGATCGGAGCTCACGATCGAACCTACAACGGAAACGACGACGCATTCATCGCGAAGCTAAGTTCCGACGGATCGAAGCTGCTGTTTGGCACCTACTTTGGCGGCAGCGAAATGGAGGAAGGCAACAGCACCCACAATCTGTGCGTTGATAATCACGGAAACGCGTACCTGTCCACCATCACCACCAGTCGCGATTTGCCGACCACGGCAGGAGCCTGGCAAACGAAAATGGCTGGCGGACAGAACGAAATCGCGCTCGCAAAGTTTTCAGCGGACGCCGGGGCTCTACTGAGCTGCACCTATGTGGGCGGCACTTCCGACGAAGAACCCGACGGGATCTACACGGACAAGGCGGGCAACGTGTTCTTCACTGGTAAGACGTCATCGGCCGATTTCCCCGTCACGCCCGGTGCTGTTCAGTCGCAGCGATCGGGGCAGTACGACGCGACGCTGGTTCTGCTGTCCGCTGATTTTTCCACGCTGAAGTACAGCACGTTTTTAGGGGGTGAGAACTACGACTACGGTCGATCCGGTTTTCTTGACCATCATGGCAACCTGTTTGTCACGGGATCAATCAATGGCCCCGGGTGGCCAGCGAAGAATGCTCACCAACCACACTTCGCAGGTGGCGGCGGCGGCAAGGAACTCTGCTACGAAGGCGGCTGCTACGCTGGCGACGTGATCCTCAGCAAACTGGTGCGAAAGAAAAAGTAG
- a CDS encoding HlyD family secretion protein has product MPRFIVSLIAAAVLIGLLVYSQQTSGPLVVSGFIEADEIRVGSRVGGRVLNVLVSEGQTVATDQVLVQLEPFDLLERKAEAEQMVAVASAAHDKLVAGSRPEEVGQAEARVRQIQAGLDLLNNGPRPQEIAAAEADVRLAEAKLALAKKVYHRVETLFGKQAADKSDLDESATKLSVALAAVDSRIEQLALLKEGSRAEDKARAKAQLDEAKQQLALQKNGFRAEEIREAKARLDAASASLRIIERQLDELQIVSPADAVVEAIELQPGDLVSPNAPAISLVNSELLWVRAYVPEDHLNLQTGQAVDVKVDSFPDRTFAGEVVFVARQAEFTPANVQTPEERSKQVFRIKVRLVEGLDVLRPGMAADVILSSEGNPA; this is encoded by the coding sequence ATGCCCCGCTTCATCGTATCTCTTATCGCGGCAGCAGTCCTGATTGGGCTGCTTGTGTATTCGCAGCAGACCAGCGGGCCGCTTGTTGTGTCCGGCTTTATCGAAGCTGACGAAATCCGCGTGGGCTCGCGCGTTGGTGGGCGAGTACTAAACGTTCTGGTTTCCGAGGGCCAGACGGTTGCGACCGATCAAGTGCTGGTCCAGCTCGAACCGTTCGACCTGCTCGAACGCAAGGCCGAGGCCGAGCAAATGGTGGCGGTCGCGAGTGCCGCTCATGACAAGCTGGTCGCGGGGTCGCGGCCGGAAGAAGTTGGTCAGGCAGAAGCTCGCGTGAGGCAGATCCAGGCCGGGCTCGATTTGCTGAACAACGGACCTCGACCACAGGAAATCGCCGCCGCGGAAGCCGACGTTCGACTGGCGGAAGCCAAACTAGCACTGGCTAAGAAGGTCTATCACCGCGTCGAAACGCTGTTTGGAAAACAGGCCGCCGACAAAAGCGACCTGGACGAATCAGCCACAAAGCTAAGCGTCGCTCTAGCCGCCGTCGATTCACGCATTGAGCAACTGGCTTTGCTAAAGGAAGGCTCGCGAGCGGAAGACAAAGCACGGGCGAAAGCTCAGTTGGATGAAGCGAAACAACAGCTGGCTCTTCAGAAGAACGGTTTTCGTGCGGAAGAAATTCGAGAAGCGAAGGCCAGGCTGGACGCGGCGAGTGCTTCACTGCGAATCATCGAACGACAGCTTGATGAATTGCAAATCGTGAGTCCCGCCGACGCTGTTGTCGAAGCCATCGAACTGCAACCGGGAGACCTGGTGTCGCCGAACGCCCCCGCGATCTCACTGGTGAATTCAGAATTGCTGTGGGTGCGAGCCTACGTGCCGGAAGATCATCTCAATCTGCAGACCGGCCAAGCAGTGGATGTGAAAGTCGACAGTTTTCCGGACCGCACCTTCGCTGGTGAAGTCGTCTTTGTGGCGAGGCAGGCGGAATTTACGCCGGCAAATGTTCAAACACCGGAAGAACGATCGAAGCAGGTCTTTCGCATCAAAGTCCGGCTGGTGGAAGGCCTGGACGTGCTGCGACCTGGCATGGCGGCCGACGTCATTCTTTCCAGCGAAGGCAACCCGGCGTGA
- a CDS encoding ABC transporter permease, producing MTQPVIEVDGLTRRFGTFTAVRDVRFQVERGSIFGLLGPNGSGKSTIIRMLCGVLSPSDGRASVLGFDAATEAEQIKRRIGYMSQKFSLYTDLSVRENLHFYGRIYGLDPIRLQRRFDDVVELTGIGDRLDQLAGTLSGGWKQRLALAGSLIHEPDVIFLDEPTAGIDPVARRQLWDLLFELSGKGVTLFVTTHYMDEAERCTDVGYIYNSRLLVCGKPDELKQLPDVTPTGTQRWELEVNHPATHLQQLRSLEGVRDATLFGQTIHVLSDDATSPPTMIDHLGLPPSEVEARSITPSLEDVFVTLSRAAERGEIIEQPAVSPEPVPAEPVADDDSVPKASPAKAFDERPLQKKRGTFAGFAAVFLKEFSHIRREPATLFFAFVVPVMQTIVFGIAINTEIEDIPTVVFDLDGRSHARELKDAFRNTNTFTIVERVLNEEAFDRALTSGRAKVGVRIPADYSDRLLAGQQTQVQVLIDGSDSQVATTALNTANLLAMNLSIGRAKALADTMPVVPARDETGATALPIQIRTRLLYNPNLESSHFFVPGLVGIILQLVTLFLTAFAIVRERELGTLEQLFVTPVSRAGLLLGKLAPYALLAFGETLIVMNVMVFLFDVPIRGDIGLLLMLSFLFLLCALGLGLFVSTISKTQLQAFQFAFIIMLPSVLLSGFMFPRSQMPGPIYIATFAIPVTYYLEILRAIVLRGADLIDVLPSVLGLGISTVLILALSLMRFRKQLA from the coding sequence GTGACTCAGCCCGTCATCGAAGTGGATGGACTGACGCGACGGTTTGGCACCTTCACCGCCGTTCGCGACGTCAGGTTTCAGGTGGAACGAGGTTCGATTTTCGGACTGCTCGGCCCCAACGGCAGCGGCAAGTCAACGATTATTCGCATGCTGTGTGGCGTGCTTTCGCCCAGCGATGGACGAGCGTCGGTACTGGGTTTCGATGCCGCCACTGAAGCCGAGCAGATCAAACGCCGCATCGGCTACATGTCTCAAAAATTCAGCCTGTACACAGATCTCAGCGTGCGGGAGAACCTTCATTTCTATGGGCGAATCTACGGTCTCGATCCGATTCGACTGCAGCGCCGGTTTGACGACGTTGTCGAACTCACGGGCATTGGCGACCGATTGGATCAGTTGGCAGGCACGCTGTCCGGCGGCTGGAAGCAGCGACTGGCGTTGGCAGGTTCGTTGATCCACGAACCCGACGTCATCTTTCTGGACGAACCCACCGCCGGCATCGACCCCGTTGCCCGGCGGCAGCTTTGGGACTTGCTGTTTGAACTGTCTGGCAAGGGCGTGACGCTGTTCGTGACGACGCACTACATGGACGAAGCCGAACGATGCACGGATGTCGGCTACATCTACAATTCCAGGCTGCTGGTCTGCGGAAAGCCGGACGAACTCAAACAACTGCCTGATGTCACGCCCACTGGAACTCAGCGATGGGAACTGGAAGTCAACCATCCGGCCACTCACCTGCAGCAGCTGAGATCTCTGGAAGGTGTCCGAGACGCCACGCTGTTCGGCCAGACGATTCACGTGTTGTCTGACGACGCGACATCGCCGCCTACAATGATTGACCACCTTGGCCTGCCTCCGTCTGAGGTGGAAGCACGCAGCATCACGCCGTCATTGGAAGACGTGTTCGTGACGCTCAGCCGCGCCGCCGAGCGTGGCGAAATCATTGAACAGCCGGCAGTGTCGCCCGAACCAGTTCCCGCCGAGCCTGTCGCAGACGACGATTCCGTCCCGAAGGCATCACCGGCAAAGGCATTCGACGAGCGCCCTTTGCAAAAGAAGCGAGGCACATTCGCGGGATTCGCCGCCGTGTTTCTGAAGGAGTTCTCACACATTCGCCGTGAGCCAGCGACGCTGTTTTTTGCGTTTGTGGTACCGGTGATGCAGACCATCGTTTTCGGCATCGCCATCAACACAGAAATCGAAGACATCCCCACCGTGGTGTTCGACCTGGACGGGCGCAGCCATGCGCGCGAACTGAAAGACGCGTTTCGGAATACGAATACGTTTACCATCGTCGAACGAGTGCTAAACGAGGAAGCGTTCGACCGAGCACTCACGTCAGGCCGCGCGAAGGTGGGAGTGCGAATTCCGGCCGACTACAGCGATCGCTTGTTGGCCGGTCAACAGACGCAGGTGCAGGTGTTGATCGACGGCAGTGATTCGCAGGTCGCCACCACGGCGCTAAACACGGCCAATCTGCTGGCAATGAATCTGTCGATCGGTCGAGCCAAAGCACTGGCCGACACAATGCCCGTCGTCCCTGCTCGAGACGAAACAGGGGCGACGGCGCTGCCCATTCAGATTCGCACTCGGCTGCTGTACAACCCGAATCTCGAAAGCTCGCACTTTTTCGTGCCTGGCCTGGTGGGAATCATTCTGCAACTAGTCACGCTGTTTCTGACAGCCTTCGCCATCGTGCGCGAACGAGAACTGGGGACTCTGGAACAGTTGTTCGTGACACCAGTTAGCCGAGCGGGCTTGTTGCTGGGAAAGCTGGCTCCGTACGCTTTGCTGGCGTTTGGTGAAACACTTATCGTGATGAACGTGATGGTATTTCTGTTCGACGTCCCGATCCGCGGCGATATCGGTCTGCTGCTGATGCTGTCGTTTCTGTTCCTGCTATGTGCCCTCGGACTGGGCCTGTTCGTGTCAACGATCTCGAAGACGCAGCTGCAGGCATTTCAGTTTGCCTTCATCATTATGCTGCCGTCCGTGCTGTTGTCTGGATTCATGTTTCCGCGCAGCCAAATGCCCGGCCCTATTTACATCGCGACGTTTGCCATCCCGGTGACGTACTACCTGGAAATTCTGCGAGCAATCGTATTGCGCGGAGCGGACCTGATTGACGTTTTGCCATCCGTGCTGGGGCTCGGTATTTCCACCGTGCTGATTCTGGCTCTCAGCCTGATGCGATTCCGCAAGCAACTGGCGTGA